From the genome of Anoplopoma fimbria isolate UVic2021 breed Golden Eagle Sablefish chromosome 1, Afim_UVic_2022, whole genome shotgun sequence, one region includes:
- the itm2ca gene encoding integral membrane protein 2Ca, producing the protein MVKISFQAVSGQKVEKENDGDKTEILIPHPMDEDELVLPLRPKKSALNGLCCLTFGLVVFMAGLVLASIYVYRYYFIPHIPEENLFHCRVLYEDSAYAPLRGRQELEENVGIYLGDNYEKITVPVPHFGGSDPADIIHDFHRGLTAYHDIALDKCYVIELNTTIVMPPRNLLELLINVKKGTYLPQTYIIHEEMVVTGKVHNMRQLGPFIYRLCNGKDTYRLNRRVTRRRINKRDAKDCHHIRHFENTFVVETVICDEE; encoded by the exons ATGGTGAAGATCAGCTTCCAGGCTGTCTCGGGACAGAAAGTGGAGAAGGAGAATGATGGCGACAAAACGGAGATCCTCATTCCCCATCCGATG GATGAGGATGAGCTGGTTCTGCCGCTGCGGCCCAAAAAGTCAGCCCTCAACGGCCTGTGCTGCCTGACGTTTGGTCTGGTTGTGTTCATGGCCGGTCTGGTCCTTGCCTCCATTTATGTCTACCGCTACTACTTCATACCTCAT atcCCAGAGGAGAACCTGTTCCACTGCAGGGTGCTTTATGAAGACTCCGCGTATGCTCCTCTGCGTGGGCGTCAGGAGCTGGAGGAAAATGTTGGCATCTACTTGGGCGACAACTATGAGAAGATCACTGTGCCCGTGCCTCACTTTGGAGGCAGCGACCCCGCTGATATAATCCACGACTTCCACAGG gGACTTACAGCCTACCATGACATTGCTCTGGACAAGTGCTACGTTATCGAGCTCAACACCACCATTGTGATGCCTCCACGCAACCTACTGGAGCTACTTATCAACGTGAAG AAGGGAACATACTTGCCTCAGACCTACATCATCCATGAGGAGATGGTGGTGACGGGCAAAGTGCACAACATGCGTCAGCTGGGACCCTTCATCTACCGCCTGTGCAATGGGAAGGACACATACCGCCTGAACCGCCGTGTCACCCGCAGAC GCATCAACAAGCGCGATGCAAAGGACTGCCACCACATCCGTCACTTCGAGAACACGTTTGTGGTGGAGACTGTTATCTGTGATGAAGAGTAA
- the LOC129091702 gene encoding thymus-specific serine protease — MLFTPARCLILLLLLNSTDAGRILGKIKERVRNLLLQKAKQPLQHVKEGKVHQPLDHFNRLDVNTFHQRFFVNEEYWQRPDGPVFLYIGGEGPIFEFDVLAGHHVDMAEEHGALLLALEHRFYGDSINPDGLKTENLSDLSSQQALADLAVFHQYISQIFNLSHRNTWISFGGSYAGALSAWFRGKFPHLVYGAVASSAPVKATLDFSAYSNTVGLSLMNEAVGGSEKCLAGVREAFVAVEAVMGGNASRVAMDFGCCQIPKDIDDQIELMQNLADIVMGTVQYNEEGVLMSISELCGVMTYKSEAYEDEMEAYNRLVKLAQKTLKDLMDTTVHSGRRTARQWTYQTCTEFGFYQTCEDATCPFSGMVTLRAETELCLMLFGISQHSLPGRVAFTNTYYGGDKPRTHRVLYVNGGVDPWKELSVVQDRAEEGEEAQTVFIKDTAHCADMMRGRVTDRRSLKKARQEIEKHVVSWLKMAALEKAV; from the exons ATGCTTTTCACACCGGCCCGCTGTCTCATCCTTCTGCTCCTCTTGAACTCAACTGATGCTG GACGGATTCTGGGGAAGATCAAGGAGCGTGTTCGTAATCTCCTGCTGCAGAAAGCCAAGCAGCCTCTTCAACATGTGAAGGAGGGAAAGGTCCACCAGCCGCTGGACCACTTCAACCGACTAGACGTCAACACCTTCCATCAG AGGTTCTTTGTGAACGAGGAGTACTGGCAGCGTCCCGACGGTCCAGTGTTCCTCTATATCGGAGGAGAAGGGCCCATCTTTGAGTTTGATGTTCTTGCAG GCCACCACGTTGACATGGCTGAGGAGCACGGGGCGCTGCTGTTGGCTCTGGAGCATCGTTTCTATGGCGACAGCATCAACCCCGACGGCCTCAAAACGGAGAACCTGTCGGACCTGAGCAGCCAACAGGC GCTTGCTGACTTGGCTGTTTTCCACCAGTACATCAGCCAAATCTTCAATCTGAGCCACAGGAACACCTGGATCAGCTTCGGAGGCTCGTACGCTGGAGCCCTGTCCGCCTGGTTCAGAGGAAAG TTTCCTCACCTGGTGTACGGAGCCGTGGCCTCCTCTGCTCCTGTCAAGGCGACGTTGGACTTCTCTGCCTACAGCAAT ACTGTCGGCTTGAGTCTCATGAATGAAGCGGTTGGTGGATCAGAAAAG TGTCTGGCTGGTGTGCGGGAGGCCTTCGTCGCCGTGGAAGCAGTGATGGGAGGGAATGCCAGCCGGGTGGCCATGGACTTTGGCTGCTGTCAGATCCCCAAGGATATTGATGATCAG ATTGAGCTGATGCAAAACCTGGCCGACATCGTCATGGGAACGGTGCAATACAATGAAGAAGGGGTGCTCATGTCAATCAGTGAACTCTGTGGTGTGATGACATACAAGAGTGAGGCGTACGAGGATGAGATGGAGGCTTACAACCGCCTGGTTAAACTTGCACAG AAAACACTGAAAGATCTGATGGACACGACCGTCCACTCAGGCAGGAGAACAGCGAGACAGTGGACCTACCAGACCTGCACCGAGTTTGGcttct accaGACTTGTGAGGATGCCACTTGTCCGTTCTCTGGGATGGTGACCCTGCGGGCCGAGACCGAACTCTGTCTCATGCTGTTTGGTATTTCCCAGCATTCCCTGCCTGGACGCGTCGCCTTCACGAACACGTACTATGGAGGAGACAAGCCACGAACGCACAGGGTCCTCTATGTCAATG GTGGAGTCGACCCGTGGAAGGAGCTGTCGGTGGTTCAGGACCGGGccgaggaaggagaagaagccCAGACCGTTTTCATTAAGGACACTGCTCACTGTGCTGATATGATGAGAGGAAGAGTCACAGACCGCCGCTCGCTCAAGAAAGCCAGACag GAGATCGAGAAACATGTGGTCAGCTGGCTGAAGATGGCTGCCCTGGAGAAAGCGGTCTGA